In Mus caroli chromosome 9, CAROLI_EIJ_v1.1, whole genome shotgun sequence, a single window of DNA contains:
- the Rdh8 gene encoding retinol dehydrogenase 8: MASQQRTVLISGCSSGIGLELALQLAHDLRQRYQVVATMRDLGKKEPLEAAAGEALGKTLSVVQLDVCSDESVTDCLSHIEGGQVDVLVNNAGVGLVGPLEGLSLATMQSVFNTNFFGAVRLVKAVLPGMKRRRQGHIVVVSSVMGLQGVMFNDVYAASKFALEGFFESLAIQLRQFNIFISMVEPGPVTTDFEGKLLAQVSKAEFPDADPDTLGYFRDLYLPASRELFRSVGQSPQDVAQVIAKVIGSTRPPLRRQTNARYLPLTALKAMDPSGSLYVKTAHRLLFRWPHLLNLGLRFLACGCLPTRVWPRQTDQN; encoded by the exons ATGGCCTCTCAGCAGCGGACGGTGCTCATCTCTGGCTGCTCTTCGGGGATCGGCCTTGAACTAGCACTTCAGCTGGCTCATGACCTCAGGCAGCGTTACCAGG TGGTGGCCACCATGAGGGACCTAGGGAAGAAGGAGCCATTGGAGGCAGCTGCTGGAGAAGCTCTTGGAAAGACCCTCAGCGTGGTCCAGCTGGACGTGTGCAGTGATGAGTCAGTGACTGACTGTCTCAGCCACATCGAGGGAGGACAAGTGGATGTGCTAG TGAACAATGCAGGAGTAGGCCTTGTGGGGCCCCTGGAGGGACTCAGCCTAGCCACCATGCAGAGCGTGTTCAACACCAACTTTTTTGGAGCTGTCCGTCTGGTCAAAGCTGTGCTTCCAGGCATGAAGAGGAGGCGTCAGGGCCACATCGTGGTGGTCAGCAGTGTTATGGGGCTTCAGG GTGTCATGTTCAATGACGTCTATGCAGCCTCCAAGTTTGCCCTAGAAGGGTTCTTTGAGAGTCTCGCTATCCAGCTGCGACAATTCAATATCTT CATCTCAATGGTGGAGCCAGGTCCAGTCACCACTGACTTTGAAGGGAAACTCCTGGCTCAGGTTTCCAAGGCAGAGTTCCCAGATGCAGACCCTGACACCCTGGGCTACTTCCGGGACTTGTACCTCCCAGCCTCCAGGGAGCTCTTCCGCTCTGTGGGACAGAGCCCACAGGATGTGGCCCAG GTCATTGCCAAGGTCATCGGTTCCACCAGACCCCCACTCCGCAGACAGACCAACGCTCGCTACCTCCCACTGACAGCGCTTAAGGCCATGGACCCCTCTGGAAGCCTGTATGTGAAAACTGCCCACAGGCTCCTTTTTCGCTGGCCTCACCTCCTCAACCTTGGTCTCCGATTCCTGGCCTGTGGCTGCCTCCCAACACGTGTGTGGCCTAGACAAACAGATCAGAACTGA